Within the Agromyces ramosus genome, the region CGAGCTGCTCGGCCGTGCTCGCACGGTCTCGACGAGGGGACTCGCCATCGGTGGCGGCGCGCGGTACCCCGCGACCGACGACGCCCGCCGCGTCTGGCTCGCCTCGCACGGTGACGAGGTCGGCCGCGATCGCGCGGCGCAACTGCTCGAGCGGTACGGCACGCGGGCGGAGGTCTTCCTCTCCCAGATCGAGGGCGAGACGGATGCCCCGCTCGTGAACCACCACGGCTACAGCGTGCTCGAGGTGCGATGGCTCGCCCGCACCGAGCGTGTCGTGCACCTCGCCGACCTCGTGCTGCGACGCACGAGCATGGCGTTCACGGGCAGCATCACGACGCCCCTCCTCGACGAGCTGGCGACGCTCGTGGGCGATGAGCTCGGCTGGGATGCCGAGCGGCGCCGCGCCGAGGTCGCGGCCACGCGGACCCTCCTTCTCGAGCGTCACGGCGTGGTGCTCGAGGCATCCGCCGCGCTCGTCTGACCGCATTCGCGCTGTGGAGGAGCACGGTCTCGACGACGCTCGACCGGTCGACGGCTTGTCGACGTCGAACGGGGCTCACCGCAGGTACGGTGGGGATCGCGAGCCGGGTGCATGGGGGTGCGCCCGGCTCGTTCGGTCGGTCAGCGGTCGAGTTGCTCGGCGAGAAGCGGTGCGAGTTCGGCGAGGCCCGCGATCTCGTGCACTCCGGATGCCTCGGCCTCGCCCGATTCGCCGGCACCGCTCGGCGCACCCGGGCGGTGCAGCCACACGCCGATGAGCCCGGCCGCCGCCGCGCCGACGGCGTCGGTGACGAGCCGGTCGCCGACGTACGCGGCGGGCGTCGCGTGGGCATCGCCTCCGAAGCGCTCGAGCGCGACCCGGAAGATGCGCTCGTCGGGTTTCGTCACGCCGACCTCACCGGAGGCGATGACGTGCTCGAACCGGTCGAGGATGCCGAGTCGTTGGAGCTTCGCCGTCTGGTAGTCGAGCTCGCCGTTCGTGATGACGCCGAGCCGGACGCGGGGGAGCGCGTCGGCGAGTGCGTCGAGCGCCGGGATGGCGTCGTCGTGCAGTGCCCATGACTCGCGGTAGTGCTCGAAGTAGCGGGCGAACCAGGCGCCCGCCGCCGCCTCGTCGAGCTCGTCGCCGTGTGCGATCGCGAACGCCCGCGCCCGGGCGCGCCGCTGCTGTTCGAACGTCAGGTGACCGGCGAGATAGGCGTGGTAGTGCTCCTCTTCGAGGTCATACCAGAAGCGCTGCGATGCGAGCGCCTCGCCGCTGTATGCACGTTCACGCATGTGCAGCAGAATACCGCGTTCGACCGCCTCGCGATGCGCCAAGAGGGTGTCGTCGAGGTCGAAGAGCACGATCGGTGCCGACTCTCGCATGGTCATGATGGGCGGCTCACAGGAACATGCGACTTCTGGAATGTGAACGGGCGGGGCCGCTGCGCCGGGGGGTGGGCATGTCAGCCCCGTCGCACGAACCCGACGCGATCGTAGACCTCGCGAAGCACTCGTTCGGCCCGGTCGGCGGCCTTGTCGGCACCGATCGTCAGGAGTCGGTCGAGCTCGGCCGGGTCTTCCATGAGTTCGAGCGTGCGGGCACGGATCGGGGCGAGCGCGTCGACGACCACCTCGGCGAGCTCCTTCTTCAGGTCGCCGTAGCCGCGCCCCGCGTATTCGGCCTCGAGCGCCGTGATGCTCGTGCCGGTGATGGCGGCGTAGATGTCGAGCAGGTTGGAGATGCCGGGCTTCGCGCTCGGGTCGTAGCGGATCTCACGCTCGGTGTCGGTGACCGCGCTCTTGATCTTCTTCGCTGTGATCGCCGGGTCGTCGAGCAGCTTCACGAGCCCCGCCTCGGACGCCGAGGACTTCGACATCTTGGCGGTCGGCTCCTGCAGGTCGTAGATGCGCGCCGACTCCTTCGGGATGAGCGCCTCGGGCACCGCGAAGGTGTCGCCGTAGCGGGAGTTGAAGCGCGCCGCGAGGTCGCGGGTGAGCTCGAGGTGCTGGCGCTGGTCATCGCCCACCGGCACGAGGTGCGTGCCGTAGAGGAGGATGTCGGCGGCCATCAGCACGGGATACGTGAACAGCCCGACCGTGGTGGCGTCGGCGCCCTGCTTGGCCGACTTGTCCTTGAACTGGGTCATGCGGTTCG harbors:
- the trpS gene encoding tryptophan--tRNA ligase, producing the protein MNASRPVVFSGMQPSSDSLHLGNYLGALVNWVALQDDYDPIYCVVDLHAITVQQDPVALHDNVRRTAAQYLAAGVDLERSTLFVQSHVPAHTELAWVLGTMTGFGEANRMTQFKDKSAKQGADATTVGLFTYPVLMAADILLYGTHLVPVGDDQRQHLELTRDLAARFNSRYGDTFAVPEALIPKESARIYDLQEPTAKMSKSSASEAGLVKLLDDPAITAKKIKSAVTDTEREIRYDPSAKPGISNLLDIYAAITGTSITALEAEYAGRGYGDLKKELAEVVVDALAPIRARTLELMEDPAELDRLLTIGADKAADRAERVLREVYDRVGFVRRG
- a CDS encoding HAD family hydrolase, with translation MTMRESAPIVLFDLDDTLLAHREAVERGILLHMRERAYSGEALASQRFWYDLEEEHYHAYLAGHLTFEQQRRARARAFAIAHGDELDEAAAGAWFARYFEHYRESWALHDDAIPALDALADALPRVRLGVITNGELDYQTAKLQRLGILDRFEHVIASGEVGVTKPDERIFRVALERFGGDAHATPAAYVGDRLVTDAVGAAAAGLIGVWLHRPGAPSGAGESGEAEASGVHEIAGLAELAPLLAEQLDR